The DNA window TTGAACATTATCAGCGTGATATTACCTATAAGGAAGAATTCAATGATATTACTGGTCAGCGTGAACGGACAATTATTGAAAGCAAGGATCGCAAACTCCAGGCTCAGATCAAGATAATCCGTGATGATGGCAGTGAATCTCTTGTAGTTCTTACAAGTGGCTTGAAGCTGGAAGATAATCTGGATGATGGTGTTTATGTATATCCTGGAGATATTTTGGGAAAATCTTCCAGAATGACTTCTTCTCATAGTGATATCACTGGTGGTTTACCCCGTGTTCAGGACTTGTTTGAGGCAAGAGTGCCAAAGAATAAGGCTATTGTATCAGAAATCAACGGTGTGGTAACTATTGGAGATCTCAGTAAATCTGGCAGGATCATATATGTGAAAGCAGAAGATGGCAGTGAAAAGAAATATGTCATACCACCTGGCAAACGATTGAATGTGCATCAGGGAAATCAGGTAGTGAGTGGAGATCCGCTTTGCAGTGGACCGCTTGACCCACATGACATTCTTAAGGCTAAGGGTGTGAAAGCTGCCCAGAAACTTATTCTGGATGAAATCCAGGAAGTTTACCGGAAACAGGGTGTGAAGATAGATGATAAGCATATTGGAGTGATCATCAGGCAGATGTTCCGCAAGCTTAAGGTCATCAATCCAAGACACACAATGTTCCTGGAAGGTGAAATAGTAGATAGAAATCGGGTAATGAAGGAAAATTCAAGGATTGAAGCAGAAGGTGGCGAAGGAGCCACACATGAGCAATTGTTACTTGGTATAACCAAGGCTTCCCTATTGACTGATAGCTGGCTTTCAGCAGCGTCATTCCAGGAGACTACAAAAGTTCTCACTCAAGCTGCCATTGAAGGCAAGGTTGATAACCTGGAAGGATTGAAGGAATCAATAATTATCGGTCACAGGATCCCGGTAGGTACGGGAACAAAAGCATACAGTGATGTTGTACAAGGTGCTGTAAATGAAGGGAAAACAATAGAAGAAATCGTCAGACAATTCGCACATAGCGAAACTGATGAAGACCTTGATGAACTACTCGATTTTTAAATAAAGAAAACGGAGGAATATGTGCCTACAATTAATCAATTAGTCCGCAAAGGGCGTAAGCGCATTATTAAGAAGAAGAAGAACAGAGCTTTGTTGGGATGTCCGCAAAGACGTGGTGTTTGCACCAGGGTATATACTACTACCCCGAAAAAACCAAACTCTGCTCTTAGAAAGGTTGCCAGGGTGAGATTAACCAATGGCTTTGAAATTACTGCCTATATCCCGGGTGAGGGACATAACCTGCAGGAACACTCTATTGTTCTTGTACGTGGTGGTCGTGTAAAAGATTTACCCGGTGTCCGTTATCACATTGTCCGCGGTGCACTTGATACCGCTGGAGTAGAAAATCGTACTAGTAGTCGTTCCAAGTATGGAACCAAGAGACCGAAGAAGTAGGGGGATGCATGTCAAGAAGACGTAAAATAATGGAAAGACAGATTTTTCCAGATCCGAAATATCATTCATTAGTACTCAGTAAGTTTATAAATGTAATGATGTTACGCGGTAAGAAAAGTCTGGCAGAAACTATTGCATATGATGCTCTAGATATCATTGGTGAGAAGACAGGCAAAGACCCTCTGGAAGTTTTCCTTCAATCACTAGAAAACGTGAGACCTTTGATCAAAGTGGTTTCCAGACGTGTTGGTGGATCTAATTATCAGATCCCAACCGAAGTGACCGCTAAAAATGCTCAGGCTTTGGCTTTTCGCTGGATAATCGGTTTTGCTCGTAAACGCAGTGAAAAAACTATGACAGAGAAGCTGGCTAACGAATTGCTGGCAGCTTATAAGAAAGAAGGTTCAAGCATTAAAAAACGTGAAGATACTCATAAAATGGCAGAAGCAAATAAAGCTTTTGCACATTTTAGATTCTAATTTTCACTGAAAGATAAAGCGAAAGTTATCCCTTTGGGGGTTACTTTCGCTTTTTGTTTAAAAATCAAAAAATTGAGGGTTTACGAATGAATGAGCAATTGAGCGCTCTTAGAAATATTGGCATTATGGCGCATATTGATGCTGGCAAAACTACTACTACTGAGCGGATGCTGTTCTATAGCGGAATTATTCATCGCATGGGTGAAGTGCATGACGGAAATGCAGTTATGGATTGGATGATCCAGGAGAAAGAACGTGGTATCACTATCACTTCTGCTGTTACTTCCATATTCTGGAACGAAAAACGCATAAATATCATTGATACTCCCGGGCATGTAGATTTCACTGCTGAGGTTGAAAGATCACTCCGCGTCCTTGATGGAGCTATAGGCGTTTTCTGTGCTGTGGGTGGAGTGGAGCCACAAAGTGAAACCGTGTGGCATCAGGCAGATCGCTACAACGTACCCCGTCTGGCATTCATCAATAAGATGGATAGATCAGGAGCTGATTTTGAAAACGTGATTGATATGATCCAACAGCGCTTGACTAAAAATGCCTTGCCCATACATCTTCCAGTCGGTTGCGAAGATAAATTCTCAGGAATTATTGATCTTATTCAAATGAAAATGCTTACCTGGGAGAAGGAAACTCTCGGTTTAAAATACTCCAGTCAGGAAATTCCTTCTGATCTTGCTGAGGCTGCTGCCCAGGCGCGTCATAATCTTTTGGAGCATATTGCAGAATATGATGATGAAATTATGATGAATTACCTGGAAAATGGTGATCTCACAGTGAAAGAGGTATTTAGTGCTATACGGTCTGGTGTACTTTACCATCAATTTGTCCCAGTGCTGTGCGGTTCTGCCCTCAAAAATATCGGGATACAGATTTTACTTGATGCAGTAATTGATTTTCTACCCTCACCATTAGATGTTCCTCCAGCTGAAGCGCATGACAGTAAAGATCAGGAAGTTCATCTTAAACCTGACTCTTCAGAACCATTTATTGCCCTGGTTTTTAAAGTGCAGATCGACAAATATCTGGGGAAACTGATCTATACCCGGGTTTATTCAGGAACCATCAAAAAAGGGCAAACCATAGTCAATCAAACTACTGGTAAAAAAGTGAGAATATTGCGTCTGCTGCAAATGCACTCAAATAAAAAGAAAGATGTTGATGAATTGCAGGCTGGTGATCTTGGAGCTATTGTAGGTGCTCGAGAGCTAAAAACGGGTGATACTATTACTGCAATCGGAAAAAATCTGCTGATGGAAGATATCATATTTCCTGATTCAGTGATCGCTATTGCCATTGAACCTCGGACTAAAGCTGACCAGGAAAATCTCTCTGATGCTCTTTTCAAACTGGAAGAAGAAGACCCTACTTTTCATGTTACTCAAAATAAAGATACAGGACAAACTCTGCTCACTGGAATGGGTGAATTGCATCTGGAGATCATTGTTGATCGCTTAAGGCGTGAATTTAATGTAAATGCTAATGTTGGTTCTCCACAAGTTTCATATAAAGAGACCATTGCTGAGCCAGTGCTTGCCCATGGTGAATTTATTCGTGAGATGAATGGAAAGGGGCATTATGCGATAGTAAATCTGCGATTATCACCGGTTGATCCTGCAAAACTGCCTCCAATGCAAAAGAATATCTTCGAAAATCATGTAACTGATTCCATCATTCCTTCAATTTACTGGCAGGCAATCAAAGAGAGCTCCCTTAATGCTCTTCTGGATGGACCGCTTCTTAGCGCTCCGATGGAACGGATCAAGATTGAACTTCTTGGTGGCAGATCCCATGAAGTAGATTCCAGTGAAACTGCTTTTAATATTGCCTCTTCTATGGCGGTTAATTTTGGCTTACGGTCAGCAGTTTCAATTATTATGGAACCCATAATGCTCGTTTCTGTGATAACTCCCGAAGTTTCTACTGGTGATATAATCGGTGATATTAATTCCAAGCGTGGTAAGATTGAAAATATCATTGCCATGAAGAATGAGAAACAGGAAATTGTTGCTGAGATACCAATGAGCGAATTATTCAGTTATTCAACTCGTCTGAGGAGTCTCTCACAGGGAAGGGCAATTTATACTATGGAATTCTCAAAATACGAGAAAGTACCTGCCCAGGTTCAAGAGAAGATCCTGAAAAAGATGAGAGGATACTAAAAGTATTTTCCAGATTGTCATCTCATAAAATGAATATTTCCTTAACTGCTTCACACATCTTCCAGTTATTTTCTGAAATCAGTAAAATATTATCTAAGTATTCAATTAATTCCCCAGAAGCTGAAGCGGAACTTATTATCAATCATTTCTTTAATATTTCACGCTCACAGATCTATCTGAAGCCTGATCTTCCGGTTTCACCTGAAATACTCACTGAGATATCAAACCTGCTTGCTAAACGTTGTCAGCATGATCCCCTGCAATATCTGCTGGGTGAAGTGGAGTTTTATAATTCAATTCTAAAAGTTACTCCTGATGTTCTGATCCCACGTCCAGAAACTGAATTACTGGTTGATATCATTCTTCAGGAAAATCCCGATAAAGGTATTAGGATGTGTGATTTAGGTACAGGAAGCGGAGCTATTGCCATTGCCTTGAAAAAAGCCAGACCAGACTGGCAGGTCACTGCTACTGATATTTCTCCGGTTGCTCTTAAGCTTGCCCGGCAAAATGCTCAAAACAATCATTGTCAGATTGATTTTCTGCTCTCGGATATATTTTCTGATATTGATACTAAATTTGACCTGATCGTTAGTAATCCACCCTATATCTCAGAATCTGATTATCTTCTTCTGGAGTCTGAAATATTCTATGAACCCAAAACGGCTCTTATTGCTTCAGAGGATGGTTTATATTTTTATCATAAAATTATTCAGTCCGCATCAAAATATATGCATCTACCGGCGACTCTTTATCTGGAGATCGGAGCTGAGCAAAGCAGCCGGATCACAAAACTGGCAGTTCAAGCTGGTGCCTCAAAAATTATCACTAAACAGGATTACAATAATTTCGACCGCATAATGATCATCAAATTCTCTTAGTCCGATACTTGATCTGAATTACTAATACTAAAATCCATATTAACAATAACTTAAGCTATATAGATGCCTTAGAACAGTTCGCAGGTGGAACAACAAAGCACATACCCACATTTTAATGTCACTACGTGCTATGTTGTTCCTCCAGAGGAACAACTTAATGGCTAAATATATATTCTTGCGTGAATTATAAAGATTAAATGCCCTTCAAGTCTTATAGTTTTTATAGGTTAAAGAAACTATAAGGGGAAAAAATAATATTGACAATAAATGAAGCTGATTCATTAAGTTGATTGAGAAAGAATCAGGTAGAAACAAATTAAGGAGAAATTATGAAGAAAAAAATTGGTGTGTTTATTTTTTTAATTTTAGTATCATTTTTATGCTCATCAATGGGTCAGCTTGCTGAATTGCAGAGCAAGTATGAGGATGGGATTGATCTGCTGTTAACTCGATTGGATTATGGAACCAGTCGGGCATTTTTACCACCAAATCTGGCATTGGCTATATCTGTAAACGAGGTATTTCCTCTACAGGAAGATGTGTATTTGTGGGATATGGATTTGGAAGAGTGGGGTATGTCATATCAATTCGTATTCACTTATACTGATGAATATGTATCTCAGATGGTAATGAATATCAGTTATCAGGGTATGGAATATCAGATCATCACAGATTTTATCTGGGCAGGAGGCTATTTGACAGAGACGGATGTCTCAATCTTTTTGATGGAAGTGACAACTCCATCCACGCATGAATATTATTATTATACTGAAGATGGTCTATTTGACAGTTATCTTCAGCAAGGTTGGGAAGCCGAGAATGGGATTTGGATTGATCTGGAGCAGATCAATACTACAATAGTGGATGGAAAGATCACAGTAATAGCAACTGATGAGTATGATGATGATGTGATGGCATGGGTCCCGGATGAAAGGCGCACATATACCTGGGAAGAAGATCTCATCACCAGCCAGATGCAGGAATATTTTGATGGTTATAACTGGTATTATGAAGATATGAATTACATGATTTACCATGATAGTGGACAAATGAATTATGTTCTCTATCAGAGATGGCAGGATGGGGGCTGGGTAGATGATTACAAGTACACTTATACCTATGAGGACAATTTGAATACCTATACTCTTAATGAAGTGTGGGAAGAAGGAGTCTGGGTAAATGATCATGAAACATATTCCACTTATGATGATCAAGACCGTCTTGTGATGGGTCATGAGAATGAGTTTTATGAGGGAGGATGGATAAATCAGCAGGAGACCTATATTTACTATACTTTGGATAATGATCCAGATGAGATAGAGCCAGCGTCGATAAATATGATGGCATATCCAAATCCATTTAATCCCACAACTACTTTGAGTTGGCAGGTTAATGGCGCAATATTACCCGATCATTTAGCTATCTATGATATTCGGGGCAGGAAGATTGATGAAATACAGGTATTTACCGGATCTGATGGCAGAGGCAGCGTAAGCTGGAATGGCAATGGAGCAGCATCTGGATTATATTTCTTCAAGCTTTCTGGTTATGAAACTTGCAGCAAGGGTTTATTATTGAAATAGAAGATCTGTAATGTAATCTATACCTCGGGGGAGGGGAGTGAAACTTGTTCAAGAATTTCTTAGTTACTGTGATACGCAATTACCGGCGACATTACGGTTACGTGCTGATCAATATATTTGGTCTGTCGATCAGTATAGTAGTATTCACGCTGATCATGTCTTATGTTCAATATGAATATGGAGCAGATAAATTTCACCTTAATTATAAGGACATTTATCGGGTAGATTTAAACGACAAATATGGAGTGTCTCCTATCACCTTGAAGCAGGAGGTCGATGACAGGTTTCCGGAAATAGTTTCTACGCGCTACTTTCCCCGCTGGGCGACAGTGATTTATGAAAAGAAAAAACTGGAATCAAAAATACTGTTTGCCGATGCTGAGTTTTTTGAGTTATTTGATTATGAAGCGGTTCAGGGTGATTTTATTAGCGTGATGAACGAACCTGCGAGTGCAATTGTCACCGAAAGCTGGGCGAAGAAGATGTTCGGAGACGAACCTGCGATCGGTAAAACAATCAGTTATAACCGGGAAATTGACCTGGAGATCAAGGCAATCATGAAAGACCCGGAATTTCGGTCGCAGCTACTTGTTAGAGAAATAATTGCACCTTTGCACAGCTTAGAGGGCATAGTAGATTTTGAAGATAAATGGTTTTCCAACTTTGTAACCTATTTGCTTATTCCGGCTGAGCAATCAGGGATGAAGGAGCAGATAGAGAATTTCTTTGTTGAGCGGCATAATGAGGTGGGTGAATATTATCCCACTTTCTTTTTGATGAACTTTTCAGGACTATATTTCGACAAGAGTAAATTTGATTATTGCTATCATGGCAACCATGGCACGGTAATGATTTTTTTACTGGCTGCAATATTTATTATCCTGATCGCCTGCTGCAATTACATAAATCTGGCTACGGCACAGGCAGGATTGAGAGCACGAGAAATGGGAATTCGCAAGGTGAATGGCTCCTCGCGGGAGTTGCTCATCTGGCAGATGTTAGGTGAGAGTGTATTGCTCTGTATTATTGCATTTATCGTGTCAGTAGTGATCATCTGGTTAATTTATCCCCTATTTAGTGATTTCTTTAGGATACACAGTCCTTTTTTCACTGTGGAGAGAGTGCTACTGCTACTGGGTTTTGCAATTGCTCTGGGTTTGGCAGCAGGGCTTTATCCAGCATTTTATCAAACCAGCTATCAACCGGTAGATGTGATCAAGGGTGAATTGAGGAGCGGGAAGAAAGGAGTGATCTTTCGTAAAATTCTGATAATTATCCAGTTCACTATTTCAATAGCAATGATCAGTTGCACTTTTATGGTTTTTGAACAGCTGGATTATTTTTTGGAGCAAGACCTGGGTTTTGATAAGGAACAGGTTGTCACTTTTCGCCAGACTACAGAGATCATGGATAATCGAGATGCTTTCAAACAGGAGCTTCTTAAATCTGCCCATATCGAGAAGGCAAGCTACTTATATCTGGCTTTAGGCAGGATCATCATCTCAAGCTGGTTTATGGAGGGGGGAGATACCGAGGAGGATAAGAGACATTTTAAGATGATCAAAACAGATCCAGAATTCCTGGAAGTGTATGGCATAGAATTGAAATCAGGACGCAATTTTAATGCTGAAATTGAGTCAGACCATGAAAAAATACTGGTGAATGAGACATTTGTGAAGGAATTTATAACTGGAGACCCGTTGCAGTTTACGATTTGGGACGATACACAGGTGATAGGAGTAGTAGAGGATTTTGCTTTTCGTCCTCTGCAGCATGGGATCGAACCGGTTGCTTTGTTCTTGAGTCCCGATGAAACCTTTGCCGTGTCGTTGCGGATTGCTCCGGTAAATGCCAAAGAAGCAATGGAATACGTGGAGAGTGTATTTCATAAGTATTCACCGGAGGTGGATTTTGAATATGAATTTCAGGATGAAGTGTTTGCCGAATTTTATGAGCAGGAAATCAGGTTTGGTAAGATGTTTGGCTATTTTGCGGGTTTGGCTGTAGTGATAGCCTGCCTGGGAATGTTTGGACTGGCTTCATTTTTGACAATGAGCCGGACAAAAGAGATTGGAGTTCGTAAAGTGTTGGGTGCAGGTACTGGCAGTATTATTCTGCTGCTAAACCGTGAGTATACTAAAATGGTTCTACTGGCAGGTTTGCTGGCAGTCCCTATTGCCTGGCTGGTGATGACTAACTGGTTGAATAATTTTGCTTACAGGATAGAGCTAAAGGCTTTTAATTTTGTGATAGCAGCTTTGGGGGCATTAGTGATAGCCTGGCTTACAGTGGGCTGGCAAACCTGGAAAGCTGCCCGGACAAATCCAATTGAATCATTGAAATATGAATAAAAAAAGTGTGGATAACATAAAACTATCCACTCTTATATATCAATATCGAATATTACCAGGGGGAAAGCACTGAGAGAGTGGCTGAGATACGGTAACGGTTATAATGATCTTCTTCTGTGTATAAAAAATGCTCTAATTCCTGGGATAAGAAAGCATATTCTCCTGCAAGATCAAGATTGATATTCTTGCTAAGTAACAGACTGAAACCAGCAGTGATACCAGTGAGCGGATTAGGGGAAACATCGTAGGAATAACCGCCAACTAAACCATATTGGAGATTATAATAAGGTAAACTGGTATAAAAATATCCTAATCGAATCGGAGTTTTCCTGCCAAGTTCCAAACCGGCATGAAGAGAAATACCTTCTTCTGAATCTTCCCACAAGTTGTTATTTTCTCTCTGATAATGGGATAGATGACAAGTCTGGTATTCCAGGAAGAGATGAGTTGCTTTCCGCAGACTAAATTTGGCAGAAAGGGCAAATTGATCAGGTATTTGATAACTGGTTCGATTCTCTACAATCCAGCTATCATTGTCATCAAGGTCAGTCTCGTATCTATAGATCAATTCAAAGCCTGGTCTGTAAGTGAGTCCGAAAGTTAATTTATCACTTATCTTATAAATCAAACCACAATTATAGAAATTACCGTTGTAAGAATTGTCCAAAGTACCGTCTGGATCCCAAAAGTATTCTGCGGGACGAAATTCCCATTTGTAGTAACCACTACTTAGTATGCCAATATTTGCCGAAAGTCCTGCCCTGAGATTATCTGTCAGTTTTACTCCAAAACCAATGGAAAGAGTATTGAAACCACCATGATAGCTGGCAGTTAGATCTGATGAGCCATAATCACTGTACCCATCATCATCATACTCTTGCCATTTTAGTGTGTAACTCCTGTCATAGTAGGTTCTGTAGCCAATCGCCAGAGTACCTTTCAGTCCACTATGCATCATACTTAAGGGTATTGCAAAAGAAAAATGATTGAATTTGGTGTTAATCACATAAGTTGTTTCCTCGGATGTGTTTTCCTCATCGTCGAAACTATAATCATTCTTGCGACTTCCCCAGTTCCACCTCATACCAAGTTGAAAGGCTTTTGCATCTACAAAACTTAATCCAGCAGGATTAGTGAACAGAGCATTACTGCTGGTGCAGGTGAGTACGGTAGCTCTACCCAGGGCAGCAGCTTTAGCATCAGCTACTTCCGGCTGAAAAGTGAAAAACATATCAGCATTCAGAAGTGTGAAGCTGAGAGCAATAACCAACAGTATCGTGATTTTGCTAAACATTTTACATCCTATAAAATTTATCACTTAGTTAATAACATTTTCTGTTTGAAGGTCTTTCCGGCAATATTTGCCTTGCAGAGATAAACTCCGCTGGGAAGAGCTTCAGTTGACCAGACAATTTGATGTTTCCCTGCTGGATAGGTTTTATTTACCAGATTCTGCACGAGCTGTCCTTTGATGTTATAAATAGATATTTTTACCGGAGAATCTTCCTGACTTACAGCAAAATTGATCGTGGTGGAAGGATTAAAGGGATTAGGATAATTGCCCGTCAAAGCTGTCACAAGAGGAATATCATTTCCATTAACCGGATCGATAAATAAACAGGTGAAATCAGTTTCTGCTAAGATTGATTCATTATTAGATGTATAATGCGCTGAAACTCCTGCTGTATATTCTTCACCATAGCTCCATCCTTCCACTGTATCAAATTCAAAGAACATTTGCGTTGTCTGATCAATAAGAGTGCCATCAAGATAAACAATATAATAGTCCACGCTGCGAGTGAGTGTTTCAGGAATTTCTTGTTCTGATGCCATGGCAAGATTACCGGCATTTATGGCATTATTTATGCTCTTATATTCTAAATTGTCCTCCGGTTCAGGAACAGACCACGTAAATAATCCTGTTTCATTATTTACGGCAGGATCAGCAGGAGCACAGATTGATTCTTCTAATTCCACATTCAAAGTTGTGGCAACATAAATGCTTACATCTGATTGTTCATAAGTTACGTGTCCGTATAGTTCAATTGTCAGATCATAAGTTCCGCGGAATACTTCACTCCAGTATACCATTCCACCTGTAACTGTTCCGGTATAAATATGCTGAGGATTTCCATCCTGATTAATAAGTTCCACATAGGC is part of the Candidatus Stygibacter australis genome and encodes:
- the fusA gene encoding elongation factor G, with product MNEQLSALRNIGIMAHIDAGKTTTTERMLFYSGIIHRMGEVHDGNAVMDWMIQEKERGITITSAVTSIFWNEKRINIIDTPGHVDFTAEVERSLRVLDGAIGVFCAVGGVEPQSETVWHQADRYNVPRLAFINKMDRSGADFENVIDMIQQRLTKNALPIHLPVGCEDKFSGIIDLIQMKMLTWEKETLGLKYSSQEIPSDLAEAAAQARHNLLEHIAEYDDEIMMNYLENGDLTVKEVFSAIRSGVLYHQFVPVLCGSALKNIGIQILLDAVIDFLPSPLDVPPAEAHDSKDQEVHLKPDSSEPFIALVFKVQIDKYLGKLIYTRVYSGTIKKGQTIVNQTTGKKVRILRLLQMHSNKKKDVDELQAGDLGAIVGARELKTGDTITAIGKNLLMEDIIFPDSVIAIAIEPRTKADQENLSDALFKLEEEDPTFHVTQNKDTGQTLLTGMGELHLEIIVDRLRREFNVNANVGSPQVSYKETIAEPVLAHGEFIREMNGKGHYAIVNLRLSPVDPAKLPPMQKNIFENHVTDSIIPSIYWQAIKESSLNALLDGPLLSAPMERIKIELLGGRSHEVDSSETAFNIASSMAVNFGLRSAVSIIMEPIMLVSVITPEVSTGDIIGDINSKRGKIENIIAMKNEKQEIVAEIPMSELFSYSTRLRSLSQGRAIYTMEFSKYEKVPAQVQEKILKKMRGY
- the rpsG gene encoding 30S ribosomal protein S7 encodes the protein MSRRRKIMERQIFPDPKYHSLVLSKFINVMMLRGKKSLAETIAYDALDIIGEKTGKDPLEVFLQSLENVRPLIKVVSRRVGGSNYQIPTEVTAKNAQALAFRWIIGFARKRSEKTMTEKLANELLAAYKKEGSSIKKREDTHKMAEANKAFAHFRF
- the rpsL gene encoding 30S ribosomal protein S12; the encoded protein is MPTINQLVRKGRKRIIKKKKNRALLGCPQRRGVCTRVYTTTPKKPNSALRKVARVRLTNGFEITAYIPGEGHNLQEHSIVLVRGGRVKDLPGVRYHIVRGALDTAGVENRTSSRSKYGTKRPKK
- a CDS encoding ABC transporter permease; the protein is MFKNFLVTVIRNYRRHYGYVLINIFGLSISIVVFTLIMSYVQYEYGADKFHLNYKDIYRVDLNDKYGVSPITLKQEVDDRFPEIVSTRYFPRWATVIYEKKKLESKILFADAEFFELFDYEAVQGDFISVMNEPASAIVTESWAKKMFGDEPAIGKTISYNREIDLEIKAIMKDPEFRSQLLVREIIAPLHSLEGIVDFEDKWFSNFVTYLLIPAEQSGMKEQIENFFVERHNEVGEYYPTFFLMNFSGLYFDKSKFDYCYHGNHGTVMIFLLAAIFIILIACCNYINLATAQAGLRAREMGIRKVNGSSRELLIWQMLGESVLLCIIAFIVSVVIIWLIYPLFSDFFRIHSPFFTVERVLLLLGFAIALGLAAGLYPAFYQTSYQPVDVIKGELRSGKKGVIFRKILIIIQFTISIAMISCTFMVFEQLDYFLEQDLGFDKEQVVTFRQTTEIMDNRDAFKQELLKSAHIEKASYLYLALGRIIISSWFMEGGDTEEDKRHFKMIKTDPEFLEVYGIELKSGRNFNAEIESDHEKILVNETFVKEFITGDPLQFTIWDDTQVIGVVEDFAFRPLQHGIEPVALFLSPDETFAVSLRIAPVNAKEAMEYVESVFHKYSPEVDFEYEFQDEVFAEFYEQEIRFGKMFGYFAGLAVVIACLGMFGLASFLTMSRTKEIGVRKVLGAGTGSIILLLNREYTKMVLLAGLLAVPIAWLVMTNWLNNFAYRIELKAFNFVIAALGALVIAWLTVGWQTWKAARTNPIESLKYE
- the prmC gene encoding peptide chain release factor N(5)-glutamine methyltransferase — translated: MNISLTASHIFQLFSEISKILSKYSINSPEAEAELIINHFFNISRSQIYLKPDLPVSPEILTEISNLLAKRCQHDPLQYLLGEVEFYNSILKVTPDVLIPRPETELLVDIILQENPDKGIRMCDLGTGSGAIAIALKKARPDWQVTATDISPVALKLARQNAQNNHCQIDFLLSDIFSDIDTKFDLIVSNPPYISESDYLLLESEIFYEPKTALIASEDGLYFYHKIIQSASKYMHLPATLYLEIGAEQSSRITKLAVQAGASKIITKQDYNNFDRIMIIKFS
- a CDS encoding T9SS type A sorting domain-containing protein; the protein is MKKKIGVFIFLILVSFLCSSMGQLAELQSKYEDGIDLLLTRLDYGTSRAFLPPNLALAISVNEVFPLQEDVYLWDMDLEEWGMSYQFVFTYTDEYVSQMVMNISYQGMEYQIITDFIWAGGYLTETDVSIFLMEVTTPSTHEYYYYTEDGLFDSYLQQGWEAENGIWIDLEQINTTIVDGKITVIATDEYDDDVMAWVPDERRTYTWEEDLITSQMQEYFDGYNWYYEDMNYMIYHDSGQMNYVLYQRWQDGGWVDDYKYTYTYEDNLNTYTLNEVWEEGVWVNDHETYSTYDDQDRLVMGHENEFYEGGWINQQETYIYYTLDNDPDEIEPASINMMAYPNPFNPTTTLSWQVNGAILPDHLAIYDIRGRKIDEIQVFTGSDGRGSVSWNGNGAASGLYFFKLSGYETCSKGLLLK